One part of the Streptomyces lydicus genome encodes these proteins:
- a CDS encoding 2OG-Fe(II) oxygenase — translation MRDDRPETHGVLSGDWWCYRTPFRHWRASDVLDEARYKAVASVFRTTIANSAGRHAGTHGLSAGTSNYDAQIFPIGTSTATAFHPFFSDEWIRSLHRLLAVPETHRIDAALHSSPPGSRTGWIHNDFCSGWFDEATASSGLAFANRAGCDYFTGRSRNESARPKEYVRAATLIYYLCNDGWSEGDGGETGFYGAGQQHDRTNVALVPPLNNTLLLFECSPHSYHRFVTNPRRRRNSIILWLHTTVNDAQSRWLDAVHRRSAQ, via the coding sequence ATGAGAGATGATCGGCCGGAGACGCACGGGGTGCTCAGTGGCGACTGGTGGTGCTACCGAACGCCATTCCGCCACTGGCGCGCCTCGGACGTACTCGACGAGGCACGCTACAAAGCCGTCGCGTCGGTCTTCCGGACCACGATTGCAAATTCTGCGGGGCGACACGCGGGTACACACGGCCTATCCGCGGGGACATCGAACTACGACGCACAGATCTTTCCCATCGGGACAAGCACCGCAACTGCCTTTCACCCATTCTTCTCCGACGAGTGGATACGGTCGCTTCACCGACTCCTCGCCGTACCCGAGACCCACCGTATCGATGCCGCTCTGCATTCGAGCCCGCCGGGCAGTCGTACAGGATGGATCCACAACGACTTCTGTTCGGGATGGTTCGACGAAGCCACTGCCTCAAGCGGCCTTGCCTTCGCCAATCGGGCCGGGTGCGACTACTTCACCGGACGTTCCCGCAACGAGTCGGCACGCCCAAAGGAATACGTTCGCGCCGCTACGCTGATTTACTACCTCTGCAACGACGGCTGGTCCGAGGGGGATGGCGGCGAAACGGGTTTCTACGGCGCAGGACAGCAACACGACCGGACAAATGTCGCTCTGGTACCCCCGCTGAACAACACACTGCTGTTGTTCGAATGCTCACCCCATTCCTACCACCGGTTCGTCACCAATCCGCGCCGCCGCCGCAACAGCATCATCCTGTGGCTTCACACCACCGTGAATGACGCGCAGTCGCGATGGCTTGACGCGGTCCACCGCCGGAGTGCCCAATGA
- a CDS encoding SDR family NAD(P)-dependent oxidoreductase gives MKPVCLVTGAGGRLGQALCADLARDHDVIAAYRRTVPKVASQLQWPVRTDGAEEARHSLIHCVQADLACREDIRRLVEVAAARNGRIDSIVNAAADVRFHGPLVELWESGDEVVTQLAVNAVAPVQLVSAVFQACWKDQSEENAQWNRNLVNISSVSGLYVTKDVGQAYYAASKAALNTLTMYLSLELAPYSVRANAVCPSQFTNESATQHVVNAVRRLITGNETGALVSNVP, from the coding sequence ATGAAACCGGTCTGTCTCGTCACCGGCGCCGGCGGCCGACTGGGCCAGGCGCTGTGCGCGGATCTCGCGCGTGACCACGATGTGATCGCCGCCTACCGCCGCACCGTCCCCAAGGTGGCCTCGCAACTCCAATGGCCGGTCCGCACCGATGGGGCGGAGGAAGCCAGGCATTCCTTGATCCACTGCGTTCAAGCAGATCTTGCATGCCGAGAAGACATCCGAAGGCTCGTGGAGGTCGCGGCCGCACGGAACGGCCGCATCGACTCGATCGTCAACGCGGCGGCCGACGTGCGATTCCATGGGCCGCTCGTGGAGTTGTGGGAATCTGGCGACGAAGTGGTCACACAGCTGGCCGTCAACGCGGTTGCCCCTGTTCAGCTCGTGTCCGCGGTCTTTCAAGCATGCTGGAAGGACCAGAGCGAAGAAAACGCGCAGTGGAACCGTAACTTGGTCAACATTTCCAGCGTTTCCGGACTTTATGTGACCAAGGACGTTGGCCAGGCGTACTACGCGGCATCGAAGGCTGCGCTCAACACCCTGACGATGTATCTGTCGCTCGAACTCGCACCGTACTCCGTACGCGCCAACGCGGTCTGTCCGTCGCAGTTCACCAACGAGTCCGCCACCCAGCATGTAGTGAACGCAGTGCGCCGATTGATCACCGGTAACGAGACCGGGGCGTTGGTGTCGAACGTGCCCTGA
- a CDS encoding DUF1266 domain-containing protein produces MSLKQSWDVTSPESLNSTLHWLASEDHRIQMAPVLGRPPLAWDFGRYATVVRLGFGAGYLDEPGAWQFLAHAAAPVAQTYGSWQSFAEDFVAGRQLWIRSVGREWTGHDEWIALPRSHLPEGDMGGICRKLCFGSSALPNAPKCSRQLIPNSTARETTWRMRVPGRVALASVSSRAGHRRPFAQRLLGS; encoded by the coding sequence GTGAGCCTGAAGCAGAGCTGGGACGTCACCTCCCCGGAATCGCTCAACTCGACTCTGCACTGGCTGGCCAGCGAGGACCATCGCATACAGATGGCTCCGGTGCTGGGCCGGCCCCCGCTGGCATGGGACTTCGGCCGCTACGCCACCGTCGTCCGGCTGGGCTTCGGCGCTGGCTACCTCGACGAACCCGGCGCCTGGCAGTTCCTTGCGCATGCCGCCGCACCGGTGGCGCAGACATACGGATCGTGGCAGTCCTTCGCCGAGGACTTCGTGGCCGGACGCCAGCTGTGGATCCGCAGCGTCGGCCGCGAATGGACGGGGCACGACGAATGGATCGCCTTACCGCGCAGCCACCTCCCCGAAGGTGATATGGGTGGTATCTGCCGTAAACTCTGCTTTGGTTCCTCCGCACTACCCAACGCACCGAAATGCAGCCGCCAGTTGATCCCCAACAGCACGGCGAGGGAGACTACCTGGCGGATGCGTGTACCCGGCCGAGTGGCACTCGCTTCGGTATCCTCCCGTGCAGGTCATCGAAGGCCATTTGCCCAAAGATTGCTGGGCAGTTGA
- a CDS encoding Orn/Lys/Arg decarboxylase N-terminal domain-containing protein has protein sequence MTDGTVLFAVHEFPQSQGVAAEQLRRIRRDLETRGIDVRWATTADDAQAVLRTEAGTAAVVLDWDLPQAAGEGGETGGAEVLRHVGRRFQNLPVFLVTNGEDLEHLPLWVAETVIGYIWPLEDTAPFIAGRIASAARGYQHALLPPFFKALRRFDHAHEYSWHTPAHSGGVAFLKSPVGRAFHDYFGERLLRSDLSISVGELGSLFEHTGPVGAAERNAARVFGADRTYFVLHGDSTCDRMVGHFSVTQDEIALVDRNCHKSVLHGLVLSGARPVYLVPTRNGYGLAGPLPPAEIQAPSVASRAGRNPLAQGAVSPTAQYAVLTNSTYDGLCYDTVQVAQALAPSTPRLHFDEAWFAYARFHPLYAGRYGMAVGPETFPGPERPTVFSTQSTHKLLAALSQSAMVHIKSAPRAPVEHDRFNEAFMMHGTTSPLYPMIASLDVATAMMDGPQGRCLIDEAVTEAIRFRQTVVRVARRIAAADDRPDWFFGVWQPATVTDPATGKRLPFADAPLELLRTDPSCWQLEPDADWHGFTGLTKGYCLLDPIKVTLTCPGIDATGQMSPWGIPARILTAYLATRDIVVEKTDSYTTLILFSMGITKGKWGTLMDALMDFKTLYDHDAPLERVLSELVAAHPHRYTGQTLRGLCQEMHDHLRGARLVELLDTAFQELPEPVTPPQHCYQRLIRGGTERVRLTDAAGRVAAAMVTVTPPGIPVLMPGENTGAHDGPLLRYLTALESFDRRFPGFHSETHGVTVAANTGDYLIECVRQIPAQQTGRTTGEHHTTPTPHPVGSQRPTD, from the coding sequence ATGACCGACGGGACGGTTCTCTTCGCGGTACACGAGTTCCCGCAGAGTCAAGGCGTCGCCGCCGAGCAACTGCGCAGAATCCGCCGCGATTTGGAGACCCGAGGCATTGACGTGCGCTGGGCCACCACCGCCGACGACGCCCAGGCAGTGCTGCGAACCGAGGCGGGCACGGCTGCCGTCGTGCTCGACTGGGACCTTCCCCAGGCCGCCGGAGAAGGCGGCGAAACAGGCGGTGCCGAGGTGCTGCGCCACGTCGGCCGGCGCTTCCAGAATCTCCCCGTCTTCCTGGTCACGAACGGCGAAGACCTGGAACACCTGCCCTTGTGGGTGGCCGAAACGGTGATCGGCTACATCTGGCCGCTGGAGGACACCGCGCCCTTCATCGCCGGACGCATCGCCAGCGCCGCCCGCGGCTACCAGCACGCCCTGCTACCCCCGTTCTTCAAGGCACTGCGCCGCTTCGACCACGCGCACGAGTACTCCTGGCACACCCCTGCTCACTCCGGCGGTGTCGCCTTCCTCAAGTCCCCCGTCGGCCGGGCCTTCCACGACTACTTCGGGGAACGGCTGCTGCGCAGCGACCTGTCCATCTCCGTCGGGGAACTCGGTTCCCTCTTCGAACACACCGGCCCGGTAGGTGCCGCCGAGCGCAATGCCGCCCGCGTCTTCGGCGCCGACCGCACCTACTTCGTACTCCACGGCGACTCCACCTGCGACCGGATGGTCGGTCACTTCAGCGTCACCCAGGACGAGATCGCACTGGTGGACCGCAACTGCCACAAGTCGGTGCTGCACGGTCTGGTCCTCTCGGGAGCCCGGCCGGTCTACCTGGTCCCCACCCGCAACGGCTACGGTCTGGCAGGCCCCCTGCCGCCCGCCGAGATTCAGGCACCCTCGGTCGCCTCCCGGGCCGGCCGCAACCCACTGGCCCAGGGCGCCGTCTCGCCCACGGCCCAGTACGCCGTGCTGACGAACTCCACCTACGACGGCCTGTGTTACGACACCGTCCAGGTCGCCCAGGCCCTCGCACCCAGTACCCCTCGGCTCCACTTCGACGAAGCCTGGTTCGCCTACGCCCGCTTCCACCCCCTTTACGCCGGCCGCTACGGCATGGCGGTGGGCCCCGAAACCTTCCCCGGACCCGAACGTCCCACAGTCTTCTCCACCCAGTCCACCCACAAGCTGCTGGCCGCCCTGTCACAGAGCGCCATGGTGCACATCAAATCCGCACCCCGGGCGCCGGTGGAGCACGACCGGTTCAACGAGGCGTTCATGATGCACGGCACCACCTCACCGCTGTATCCGATGATCGCCTCCCTCGACGTGGCCACCGCGATGATGGACGGTCCCCAGGGCCGCTGCCTTATCGACGAAGCGGTGACCGAAGCCATCCGCTTTCGCCAGACGGTCGTACGCGTCGCCCGGCGCATCGCCGCCGCCGACGACCGGCCCGACTGGTTCTTCGGCGTCTGGCAACCCGCGACCGTGACCGACCCGGCCACCGGCAAGCGTCTCCCGTTCGCCGACGCCCCCCTGGAACTGCTGCGCACCGATCCGTCCTGCTGGCAGCTGGAGCCCGACGCCGACTGGCACGGCTTCACCGGACTGACCAAGGGCTACTGCCTGCTCGATCCCATCAAGGTCACCCTCACCTGCCCCGGCATCGACGCCACCGGACAGATGTCCCCCTGGGGCATCCCCGCCCGCATCCTCACCGCCTACCTGGCCACCAGGGACATCGTGGTGGAGAAGACCGACAGCTACACCACGCTCATCCTCTTCTCCATGGGGATCACCAAGGGCAAGTGGGGAACCCTGATGGACGCCCTCATGGACTTCAAAACGCTCTACGACCACGACGCACCCCTGGAACGGGTACTGTCCGAGCTGGTCGCCGCCCACCCCCACCGCTACACCGGCCAGACCCTGCGCGGGCTGTGCCAGGAGATGCACGACCACCTGCGCGGTGCCCGCCTGGTCGAGCTGCTCGACACCGCATTCCAGGAGCTGCCCGAGCCCGTCACCCCGCCCCAGCACTGCTATCAGCGCCTCATCCGCGGCGGCACCGAGCGGGTAAGGCTGACCGACGCGGCCGGCCGGGTGGCCGCTGCCATGGTCACCGTCACCCCGCCGGGCATCCCCGTCCTCATGCCCGGCGAAAACACCGGCGCCCACGACGGCCCGCTGCTGCGGTACCTGACTGCCCTGGAGTCCTTCGACCGGCGCTTCCCCGGCTTCCACAGCGAGACCCACGGCGTCACCGTCGCTGCGAACACCGGCGACTACCTCATCGAGTGCGTACGCCAGATCCCCGCCCAGCAAACCGGCCGCACGACCGGAGAGCACCACACGACACCGACGCCGCACCCGGTCGGCTCCCAACGGCCCACAGACTGA
- a CDS encoding Tn3 family transposase, with protein sequence MPVEFLTDEQAAKYAAYDGAPSRTELERFFFLDDADRGLIEPKPRAHNRLGFAVQMTTVRFLGVFLDDPMDVPAEVVDYLAEQLGVADASALKAYGERENTRLDHVRELRRVLEYTEFAEVEAELRAWVDARAWTTGEGPKALFDAAAGWLRERRVLLPGVTTLARLVAAVREAANQRLWDTLYGLLSSGQRAVLDSLLTVPPGARVSELDRLRRGPVRISGPQLKWALERAEEIAAFGMGDLDVSGIPPRRLAELSRYGVDGKASLLRRHGDSRRLATLLATAVYLTSRAVDDALDLLEVLIATKLLARAERETAKEKLKTLPRVERASAKLAAAFQIVFDTTSEQVDTGTGEISPPEVETLEAMWGRIEQVVPRHELAAAIAALFELTPPLDSDADEAWRAQLVTRFAVVPFLKLLVTVVDFGASPEGVAVLKALKSLPDLMGRKKVGPAEIDTGLLTGSWRRLVLSAPHLEPGTVDWKAYTFCVLEHLHRMLRSKQVFAKNSSKWGDPRAKLLDGDAWEQAKPTVLASLNLPAEAGEHLAARAALLDGTYREVAARVPANSQIVFDDDGRLHFTALEPEPEPASLRALREAVEAMLPRVDLPEALLEVFSWTGADQAFTSVTGGEARLKDLRVTIAALLVAHSCNVGYTPVIGAADVLEYGRLSHVDQTYLRLATYRAANATLIDCQAAIPLAQAWGGGLVASVDGMRFVVPVPSVYARPNPKYIGRRGGATWLNMINDQAAGLGGKVVAGTPRDSLYVLDVLYDRDGGKRPEMIVTDTASYSDIVFGLLTLAGFTYAPQLADLPDQKMWRIDRAADYGAFQVAARGRVDVARIERHWEDILRIIGSIHTGAVRAYDVIRMLSRDGRPTPLGDAIAHYGRIAKTLHILRLADEPGYRRQIKSQANLQEGRHSLARKIFHDRSGQLYQRYQDGMEDQIGALGLVLNALVLFNTRYMDAAVNQLRGDGFDVRDEDVARLSPFVRHHINMFGRYSFQLPDLPGGLRPLRDKHATDDG encoded by the coding sequence GTGCCGGTCGAGTTTCTGACGGATGAGCAAGCCGCGAAGTACGCGGCGTACGACGGGGCGCCGTCCCGTACGGAGCTGGAGCGGTTCTTCTTCCTGGACGACGCGGACCGGGGGTTGATCGAGCCGAAGCCGCGGGCCCACAACCGGCTCGGGTTCGCGGTGCAGATGACCACGGTGCGGTTTCTCGGGGTGTTCCTGGACGATCCGATGGACGTGCCGGCGGAGGTGGTCGACTACCTCGCCGAGCAGTTGGGCGTCGCGGACGCGTCGGCGTTGAAGGCGTATGGCGAGCGGGAGAATACCCGGCTCGATCATGTCCGTGAGCTGCGGCGGGTCCTGGAGTACACGGAGTTCGCCGAGGTGGAGGCGGAGCTGCGGGCGTGGGTGGATGCGCGGGCCTGGACGACCGGGGAGGGCCCGAAGGCGCTGTTCGACGCGGCAGCCGGGTGGCTGCGTGAGCGGCGGGTGCTGCTGCCCGGGGTGACGACGCTGGCCCGGCTGGTGGCCGCGGTGCGGGAGGCGGCGAACCAGCGGCTGTGGGACACCCTCTACGGTCTGCTGAGCTCTGGTCAGCGGGCGGTGCTGGACTCCCTGCTGACGGTGCCGCCGGGCGCCCGGGTGTCGGAGCTGGACCGGCTGCGCCGGGGTCCGGTGCGGATCTCCGGGCCTCAGCTGAAGTGGGCGTTGGAGCGGGCGGAGGAGATCGCGGCCTTCGGGATGGGTGACCTGGACGTGTCGGGGATACCGCCGCGGCGGCTGGCGGAGTTGTCGCGGTACGGGGTCGACGGCAAGGCGTCGCTGCTGCGGCGGCACGGTGACTCCCGGCGCCTGGCCACGCTGCTGGCCACCGCGGTCTACCTGACGTCCCGGGCGGTCGATGACGCCCTGGACCTGCTGGAGGTGCTGATCGCGACGAAGCTGCTGGCCAGGGCGGAGCGGGAGACGGCGAAGGAGAAGCTCAAGACCCTGCCGCGGGTGGAGAGGGCGTCGGCGAAGCTGGCCGCCGCGTTCCAGATCGTGTTCGACACCACCAGCGAGCAGGTCGACACCGGCACCGGGGAGATCAGCCCGCCCGAGGTGGAGACGCTGGAGGCGATGTGGGGGCGGATCGAGCAGGTGGTGCCCCGGCACGAGCTGGCCGCGGCGATCGCCGCGCTGTTCGAGCTGACCCCGCCGCTCGACTCGGACGCGGACGAGGCATGGCGGGCCCAGCTGGTCACCCGGTTCGCCGTCGTGCCGTTCCTGAAGCTGTTGGTGACGGTGGTCGACTTCGGTGCCTCGCCGGAGGGCGTGGCGGTCCTGAAGGCGTTGAAGTCACTGCCGGACCTGATGGGACGCAAGAAGGTCGGCCCGGCGGAGATCGACACTGGTCTGCTCACCGGGTCGTGGCGGCGCCTGGTGCTGTCCGCGCCGCACCTGGAGCCGGGCACGGTCGACTGGAAGGCGTACACGTTCTGCGTGCTGGAGCATCTGCATCGGATGCTGCGGAGCAAGCAGGTGTTCGCGAAGAACTCCTCCAAGTGGGGCGACCCCCGCGCGAAGCTGCTGGACGGAGACGCGTGGGAACAGGCCAAGCCAACTGTGCTCGCCTCGCTCAACCTGCCCGCCGAGGCGGGTGAGCACCTGGCGGCGCGGGCCGCGCTGCTGGACGGCACCTACCGCGAGGTCGCCGCGCGGGTGCCGGCGAACTCCCAGATCGTGTTCGACGACGACGGCCGCCTGCACTTCACCGCCTTGGAACCGGAGCCCGAACCCGCCTCCCTGCGTGCCCTGCGGGAGGCGGTGGAGGCGATGCTGCCCCGCGTCGACCTGCCGGAGGCCCTGCTGGAGGTGTTCTCGTGGACCGGCGCCGACCAGGCGTTCACCTCGGTCACCGGCGGCGAGGCCCGGCTGAAGGACCTGCGCGTGACGATCGCCGCGCTTTTGGTCGCGCATAGCTGCAACGTCGGCTACACCCCGGTCATCGGGGCCGCGGACGTGCTGGAGTACGGGCGTCTGTCCCATGTCGACCAGACGTATCTGCGGCTGGCGACGTATCGGGCCGCGAACGCCACACTAATCGACTGCCAGGCAGCCATCCCGCTCGCGCAAGCCTGGGGCGGCGGTCTGGTCGCCTCCGTGGACGGCATGCGGTTCGTCGTCCCCGTGCCGTCGGTGTACGCCCGGCCGAACCCGAAGTACATCGGGCGCCGGGGCGGGGCGACCTGGCTGAACATGATCAACGACCAGGCGGCGGGGCTGGGCGGGAAGGTCGTGGCCGGCACCCCGCGCGACTCGCTGTACGTGCTGGACGTCCTCTACGACCGCGACGGCGGCAAGCGCCCGGAGATGATCGTCACAGACACCGCGAGCTACAGCGACATTGTCTTCGGGCTGCTCACCCTGGCGGGGTTCACGTATGCGCCGCAGCTCGCTGACCTGCCGGATCAGAAGATGTGGCGCATCGACCGCGCCGCCGACTACGGAGCCTTCCAGGTCGCAGCCCGCGGCCGGGTCGACGTCGCCAGGATCGAACGCCACTGGGAGGACATCCTCCGGATCATCGGCTCCATCCACACCGGCGCGGTGCGCGCGTACGACGTGATCCGGATGCTGTCCCGCGACGGCCGACCCACCCCGCTCGGCGACGCGATCGCCCACTACGGGCGGATCGCCAAGACCCTGCACATCCTGCGCCTGGCCGACGAGCCCGGCTACCGGCGGCAGATCAAGAGCCAGGCGAACCTCCAGGAGGGCCGCCACTCCCTCGCCCGGAAGATCTTCCACGACCGCTCCGGGCAGCTCTACCAGCGCTACCAGGACGGTATGGAAGACCAGATCGGCGCCCTGGGCCTGGTCCTCAATGCCCTGGTGCTGTTCAACACGCGGTACATGGACGCCGCGGTGAACCAGCTGCGTGGGGACGGCTTCGACGTCCGTGACGAGGACGTGGCCCGCCTCTCGCCGTTCGTGCGCCATCACATCAACATGTTCGGCCGGTACTCCTTCCAGCTTCCCGACCTGCCCGGCGGTCTGCGGCCCCTGCGCGACAAACACGCCACCGACGACGGGTGA
- a CDS encoding NADP-dependent oxidoreductase, with product MKAIQLHEFGGPEVLHHEEVAVPEPASGEVLVRVRAVGLNPPDWYVREGMPGIPPEFRPPFDLPLIPGTDISGVVEAVAADVTGFTAGDEVVGLLRFPVLMQSGAYAEYVTAPASDLAPKPAAVDHTHAAALSMSGLTAWQYLIDVGHDHPSPFQEARHRPMALGSDTTVLINGAGGGVGHLALQLAKWKGARVIAVASGTHETFLHGLGADEYIDYTKQRPEDIVRDVDLVLDTVGGPHSRRFLPTLKRGGALYPVYFGEFDDEENAKLGVTVSGTQVRANGAQLAELGRLMDADTIRVAIDSTFALADAQAAHKRAAQGHIQGKIVLTIP from the coding sequence ATGAAAGCGATCCAGCTGCACGAGTTCGGCGGCCCAGAGGTGCTGCATCATGAGGAGGTCGCAGTTCCCGAACCGGCCTCGGGCGAGGTACTCGTCCGCGTGAGGGCGGTCGGTCTCAACCCGCCCGACTGGTACGTACGCGAGGGCATGCCCGGCATCCCTCCCGAGTTCAGGCCCCCGTTCGACCTGCCCCTGATCCCGGGGACCGACATCTCGGGTGTCGTGGAAGCCGTCGCCGCCGATGTCACCGGCTTCACAGCCGGGGACGAGGTGGTGGGGCTGCTGCGCTTTCCCGTCCTGATGCAGAGCGGCGCGTACGCCGAGTACGTCACCGCACCTGCATCCGACCTCGCGCCCAAGCCAGCCGCCGTGGACCACACACACGCTGCCGCACTGTCCATGTCGGGGCTGACGGCGTGGCAATACCTGATCGACGTCGGGCACGACCACCCCTCCCCGTTCCAGGAGGCAAGGCACCGCCCCATGGCTCTGGGCAGCGATACCACGGTGCTCATCAACGGGGCCGGCGGCGGCGTAGGCCACCTTGCCCTGCAACTGGCCAAGTGGAAGGGAGCCCGCGTCATCGCCGTGGCCTCCGGCACCCACGAGACCTTCCTTCACGGCCTCGGCGCCGACGAATACATCGACTACACCAAGCAGCGCCCCGAGGACATCGTCCGCGACGTCGACCTCGTCCTGGACACCGTCGGGGGCCCCCACAGCCGACGCTTCCTGCCCACCCTCAAGCGCGGCGGCGCGCTGTACCCGGTGTACTTCGGAGAGTTCGACGACGAGGAGAACGCGAAGCTGGGCGTCACCGTATCCGGCACGCAGGTACGAGCGAACGGCGCTCAGCTCGCGGAATTGGGACGCCTGATGGACGCGGACACGATCCGCGTCGCCATCGACAGCACGTTCGCGCTCGCAGACGCCCAAGCAGCACACAAGCGCGCCGCCCAGGGGCACATCCAAGGCAAGATCGTGCTCACGATCCCTTAA
- a CDS encoding TetR/AcrR family transcriptional regulator — protein MRVDAQRNRDHLLAVAGPVIAEQGIDVSMRDISRRADVGLATLLRHFPTREALLEGLLHASFGDLTARASELETAHTAEDALVSWVRDCVAWTTEYRGVTVLMAAAIEDPESALHASCVTLRAAGARLLARAQAAGAARSDIDGDDLFALIAMLAWVGDQPTLVPRANHLFDLVASAVLTRADGDRGTGAPGER, from the coding sequence ATGCGAGTCGACGCGCAGAGAAACCGCGACCATCTACTCGCCGTGGCGGGTCCCGTCATAGCCGAGCAGGGCATCGACGTGTCGATGCGCGACATCTCACGCAGAGCCGATGTCGGCCTCGCGACGCTGCTGCGGCACTTTCCGACGCGCGAGGCGCTCTTGGAGGGCCTGCTCCACGCGAGCTTCGGCGACCTGACGGCCAGAGCGAGCGAGCTTGAGACAGCGCACACGGCCGAGGACGCTCTCGTCTCATGGGTGCGCGACTGCGTCGCCTGGACAACCGAGTATCGAGGGGTGACCGTACTGATGGCAGCGGCCATCGAGGACCCCGAATCCGCCCTGCATGCCTCGTGCGTCACCCTGCGCGCAGCCGGTGCCCGGCTCCTCGCCCGGGCTCAGGCCGCAGGCGCGGCCCGGAGCGACATCGACGGCGATGACCTCTTCGCCCTGATAGCCATGCTCGCGTGGGTCGGCGATCAACCCACACTCGTACCCCGCGCCAACCACCTCTTCGACCTCGTCGCCAGCGCTGTACTGACGCGCGCGGACGGCGACCGGGGCACGGGTGCCCCCGGCGAACGCTGA
- a CDS encoding tyrosine-type recombinase/integrase → MPTAVQLPAGKALTVRAAADAFLDSLRNPNTVRSYSTGVGKTAERIEEGRPLGSVADDEIGEALELLWGTAAVNTWNARRASVLSWLGWCAEYGYDGPAVPAWTKRLAVPDSETPARSKMAVDRLIARREVHLREKTLWRMLYETAGRSEEILGVNIEDLDLAAHRCPLKAKGARSKARRRGQTREDFVLERVYWDAGTARLLPRLLRGRTRGPVFVTHRRPGPGKVVSPRDVCPDTGLARLSYGQARALLDEHTAVRGPGTGWDLHEYRHSALTHLGEQGASLLMLMAKSRHKKPENVRRYFKPSPEAISELTSLLAPGDARR, encoded by the coding sequence GTGCCCACCGCCGTGCAACTGCCGGCCGGGAAGGCGTTGACCGTCCGTGCGGCGGCGGACGCCTTCCTCGACTCGCTCCGCAACCCGAACACGGTCCGCAGCTACTCGACGGGTGTCGGCAAGACCGCCGAGCGGATCGAGGAGGGCCGCCCGCTGGGGTCGGTGGCGGACGACGAGATCGGCGAGGCTCTGGAACTGCTGTGGGGCACCGCGGCGGTCAACACCTGGAACGCCCGCCGGGCGTCGGTGCTGTCGTGGCTTGGCTGGTGCGCGGAGTACGGGTACGACGGCCCGGCGGTTCCGGCCTGGACCAAGCGGCTGGCGGTGCCGGACTCCGAGACCCCGGCCCGCTCGAAGATGGCCGTGGACCGGCTCATCGCCCGGCGCGAGGTGCACCTGCGAGAGAAGACGCTATGGCGGATGCTCTACGAGACCGCCGGGCGGTCGGAGGAGATCCTCGGCGTGAACATCGAGGACCTGGACCTCGCCGCGCACCGCTGCCCTTTAAAGGCCAAGGGCGCCCGTAGCAAGGCCCGCCGCCGCGGACAGACACGCGAGGACTTCGTCCTGGAGAGGGTTTACTGGGACGCCGGAACCGCCCGGCTCCTGCCCCGCCTGCTGCGCGGCCGTACTCGCGGGCCGGTGTTCGTCACCCATCGCCGTCCCGGTCCGGGGAAGGTGGTCAGCCCGCGCGACGTGTGCCCGGACACCGGCCTGGCCCGCCTCTCCTACGGCCAGGCCCGCGCCCTGCTCGATGAGCACACCGCCGTGCGCGGACCGGGAACCGGCTGGGACCTGCACGAGTACCGCCATTCCGCCCTCACCCACCTCGGCGAGCAGGGCGCCTCCCTGCTGATGCTGATGGCCAAGTCCCGGCACAAGAAGCCGGAGAACGTACGCCGCTACTTCAAGCCGTCCCCCGAGGCGATCTCTGAGCTGACCAGCCTCCTCGCGCCCGGCGACGCTCGGCGCTGA
- the rpmF gene encoding 50S ribosomal protein L32 produces the protein MAVPKRKMSRSNTRHRRAQWKASTPELAPIHVDGVEYQVPRRLVRAYERGLLPLPGKS, from the coding sequence GTGGCCGTGCCCAAGCGCAAGATGTCCCGCAGTAACACCCGCCACCGCCGCGCGCAGTGGAAGGCGAGCACTCCGGAGCTCGCCCCGATCCACGTGGACGGTGTCGAATACCAGGTGCCCCGGCGTCTCGTGCGTGCCTATGAACGCGGGTTGCTGCCGCTGCCCGGGAAGAGCTGA